The proteins below come from a single Gordonia pseudamarae genomic window:
- the rpmE gene encoding 50S ribosomal protein L31 gives MKKGIHPEYVATTVVCGCGNTFETRSTASSGRITVEVCSQCHPFYTGKQKILDTGGRVARFEKRYGKRNKSAASS, from the coding sequence ATGAAAAAGGGTATCCACCCCGAATACGTCGCCACCACCGTCGTGTGTGGTTGCGGCAACACGTTCGAGACCCGGAGCACCGCCTCGAGCGGCCGGATCACCGTCGAGGTCTGCTCGCAGTGCCACCCGTTCTACACGGGCAAGCAGAAGATCCTCGACACCGGCGGCCGTGTCGCGCGCTTCGAGAAGCGCTACGGCAAGCGGAACAAGAGCGCAGCCTCCAGCTAG